Proteins co-encoded in one Leptospira dzoumogneensis genomic window:
- a CDS encoding DUF1574 family protein → MKRIPLLHRKILWIPLGIAALLLVWDRILSSEKIRPYTETGAEYYFYNMKDKVLSTMKKETDSKKEDQKVLTFFGTSHMGEFSLEEFEKESPGLIVYNLSGPSAPYSFHNFTLEKLLSRKIPLDYAILEYYPDSGTDFANRYPLRYSYDFPFFLRYWNIFSTNEWDSFLKAKVFRTSVFPPRFKEAFSRIKNPGEVQQLVFIRDILINESDKFKGGIPNGLLANTPEDKLGSESERIFNESYKNFKSSKVQEYFLRNFLNTARENHIKVVLWTPLLYSTFSEKVRSAPFFQEWIDLRNKLIQEYPETLVLDMEEYRSRMKCQKFIDPHHLSGGCYAEPTRFLVEFLQEKGNLPKTR, encoded by the coding sequence ATGAAAAGAATCCCTTTGTTACATCGAAAAATTCTTTGGATCCCTCTCGGGATCGCGGCATTACTCTTAGTATGGGACAGGATACTTTCTTCCGAAAAGATCAGGCCTTATACGGAAACTGGTGCAGAATATTATTTTTATAATATGAAGGATAAGGTTCTTTCTACCATGAAGAAAGAAACCGATTCTAAAAAAGAAGACCAAAAGGTGCTCACATTCTTCGGAACCTCTCATATGGGAGAATTCTCACTCGAGGAATTTGAAAAAGAAAGCCCGGGTCTGATCGTATACAACCTTTCCGGACCTTCTGCCCCTTATTCTTTTCATAATTTCACTTTAGAAAAACTTCTTTCTAGAAAAATCCCTTTGGACTATGCGATTTTAGAATATTATCCCGATTCAGGAACGGACTTCGCAAATAGATATCCATTACGTTATTCTTATGATTTTCCATTTTTCTTAAGATATTGGAATATATTCTCCACGAACGAATGGGATAGTTTTTTAAAAGCCAAAGTCTTCCGCACTTCAGTATTTCCTCCAAGATTTAAAGAAGCTTTTTCCAGGATCAAAAATCCAGGGGAAGTCCAACAACTCGTATTCATTCGAGATATTCTGATCAATGAATCCGACAAGTTTAAGGGAGGGATCCCGAACGGACTTCTGGCAAATACTCCTGAAGATAAATTAGGATCGGAGTCCGAGAGAATTTTTAACGAGTCTTATAAAAATTTCAAAAGTTCCAAAGTACAAGAGTACTTCCTCAGGAATTTCTTAAATACCGCAAGAGAGAATCATATTAAAGTAGTTTTATGGACTCCTTTATTATATTCCACATTCTCTGAAAAAGTCAGATCCGCTCCATTTTTCCAAGAATGGATAGATCTAAGAAATAAACTCATCCAAGAATACCCGGAAACTTTGGTACTCGATATGGAAGAATATCGTTCCAGAATGAAATGTCAAAAGTTCATAGATCCTCACCATCTAAGCGGTGGATGTTATGCAGAGCCTACTAGATTTCTGGTGGAATTTTTGCAGGAAAAGGGAAATCTTCCTAAAACAAGATGA
- a CDS encoding TraR/DksA family transcriptional regulator, whose product MVTKKAAYDKKVLSEISDLLLERKNSLLEKYAKWEDNSKPSGLKEMGDIADIASEINEEMLSSVLTESEIETIREIDVALEKIEDGSYGICEGTGKKIPLARLKAIPWTRYTVEYAEAVSKHKASGKKGPLSATLTGTYKIPSDPDSLDD is encoded by the coding sequence ATGGTGACTAAAAAAGCTGCATACGATAAAAAGGTCCTGAGTGAAATATCGGACCTTCTTTTGGAGAGAAAAAACTCTCTATTGGAGAAGTATGCGAAGTGGGAAGATAATAGCAAACCTTCCGGCCTGAAAGAAATGGGAGATATCGCAGATATCGCGTCGGAAATCAACGAAGAGATGTTGAGTTCCGTTTTAACCGAGTCAGAGATCGAGACCATCCGAGAAATCGACGTGGCTCTCGAGAAAATCGAGGACGGTTCCTATGGCATTTGCGAGGGGACCGGCAAAAAAATTCCTTTAGCCAGACTAAAAGCAATTCCTTGGACTCGTTATACTGTAGAATACGCCGAGGCTGTTTCTAAACACAAGGCTTCCGGCAAAAAAGGTCCACTTTCGGCTACATTGACCGGGACCTATAAAATTCCGTCCGATCCAGATTCTCTGGACGATTAA
- a CDS encoding SGNH/GDSL hydrolase family protein codes for MNPYISLIRQRSFWIPILVLALFDLCLQTGVYRPYLKKGSFAANVIRNTDYVLEKKAEFEPTILLLGTSVAHQGLSLKTLNETLEPYGERIQSIAMEGTELVVQDSLVRNLLPKFPKVHTVLHILEISTPWVDQEDLQIHTLAMLGELDRRLAFPLIYEFNYNVRYDDLGFLAFKSIAYRRDIRDFILDPSKRLKDISRRKKEVKLTPWPHENTNLPSISMFPEVKDIKSCMKVTNPGNGIAAPAGSDQFHKKAIWDTCALGERTPVKVERTKPVNNYFHRLKILHNDIRQVGLENGHKIKIIGVIAPYSEIIKNWRSPDRNRIWEEEIRKIDPNTRLLDYQASLDGQNNGDYYYDLIHLNKAGMEKFSAIFSADLPSILGLSRK; via the coding sequence ATGAATCCGTATATCAGTTTGATCCGTCAAAGAAGTTTTTGGATCCCAATTTTAGTATTGGCGCTATTCGATCTATGCCTGCAAACGGGAGTTTATAGGCCTTATCTTAAAAAAGGATCCTTTGCCGCAAACGTTATCCGAAATACTGATTATGTTTTGGAGAAAAAGGCCGAATTCGAACCTACAATACTTCTTCTTGGGACCTCGGTCGCCCACCAGGGACTTTCTCTCAAAACTCTAAACGAAACATTGGAACCGTACGGAGAGAGGATCCAATCCATTGCTATGGAAGGAACCGAGTTAGTAGTGCAAGACTCACTTGTACGTAACCTTCTTCCTAAATTCCCTAAAGTACACACCGTTTTACATATACTAGAGATCTCTACACCTTGGGTAGACCAGGAAGATCTACAGATCCATACTCTTGCTATGTTAGGAGAGTTGGATAGAAGGTTGGCATTCCCTTTAATCTACGAATTCAACTATAATGTACGTTATGACGACCTTGGGTTTCTGGCGTTCAAGAGTATCGCATACAGAAGAGATATCCGCGACTTTATTTTAGATCCTTCCAAACGTCTGAAAGATATTAGCAGAAGAAAAAAAGAAGTTAAGCTCACTCCTTGGCCTCATGAGAATACTAATCTTCCTAGTATCAGCATGTTCCCGGAAGTGAAGGATATCAAGTCCTGTATGAAGGTCACGAATCCTGGAAACGGTATCGCAGCACCTGCCGGCTCCGACCAATTCCATAAAAAAGCGATTTGGGACACCTGTGCTTTAGGAGAGAGAACTCCGGTTAAAGTAGAAAGAACCAAACCGGTGAATAACTACTTCCATAGATTAAAAATACTGCATAATGATATTCGCCAAGTCGGTTTGGAGAATGGGCATAAGATAAAGATCATCGGAGTGATCGCGCCTTATAGCGAGATCATTAAAAATTGGAGAAGCCCGGACAGAAATCGTATCTGGGAAGAAGAGATCCGAAAGATCGACCCAAACACTCGCCTACTCGATTACCAAGCGAGCTTGGACGGGCAAAATAATGGGGATTATTATTACGATCTGATCCATTTGAATAAAGCCGGAATGGAAAAATTCTCAGCTATTTTCTCTGCCGACTTACCTTCTATTCTAGGATTAAGCCGTAAATAA
- a CDS encoding MotA/TolQ/ExbB proton channel family protein, translated as MKDLGFLQGLDWVSSLIILLSVWNLGTFIHVWSILPKRKESLKQNFITENNPSIWEEKLSEVLFPIETKLSWIKHLAGISTMLGLLGTVLGISEAFSSLQAAGTVSLDAFAGGIKLALVTTILGLFVAIPSLFGFQFLKHRLLDLEREALSWLKIPPR; from the coding sequence ATGAAAGACCTAGGCTTTCTACAAGGATTGGATTGGGTTTCCAGCCTGATCATCCTTCTTTCCGTTTGGAATCTCGGAACCTTTATCCATGTATGGAGTATTCTTCCCAAAAGAAAAGAATCCTTAAAACAAAACTTCATCACTGAAAACAATCCTTCCATTTGGGAAGAAAAACTTTCAGAAGTATTATTTCCCATTGAAACCAAACTATCCTGGATAAAACATCTGGCAGGAATTTCTACAATGCTCGGACTTTTAGGGACTGTGCTCGGGATCTCCGAGGCATTTTCTTCTTTGCAAGCAGCAGGAACAGTCAGCTTAGATGCTTTTGCAGGCGGGATCAAACTTGCACTCGTGACAACGATCCTAGGTTTGTTCGTGGCGATCCCTTCCTTATTCGGTTTTCAATTTTTAAAACATAGATTATTGGACTTGGAAAGAGAAGCCTTGTCCTGGTTAAAAATCCCTCCTAGATAA
- a CDS encoding nucleotide pyrophosphohydrolase, which produces MNFDEAQKTVDDWIKTIGVKYFSELTNLAILMEEVGEFSRLVARKYGDQSFKKGEDPEGLSKELGDILFVLTCLANQMGISMEEAFKATLEKNTTRDKDRHKNNPKLKDL; this is translated from the coding sequence ATGAACTTCGACGAAGCCCAAAAGACGGTAGATGATTGGATCAAAACCATCGGGGTTAAATATTTTTCCGAACTTACAAACCTAGCCATCTTAATGGAAGAAGTAGGTGAATTTTCCCGCTTGGTCGCAAGAAAATACGGAGACCAATCTTTCAAAAAGGGAGAAGATCCGGAAGGTCTATCCAAGGAACTAGGGGATATACTTTTTGTTCTGACCTGTTTAGCAAACCAGATGGGAATTTCTATGGAAGAAGCTTTTAAGGCCACTTTAGAAAAGAACACAACTCGTGATAAAGATCGTCATAAGAACAATCCTAAGTTAAAAGATCTTTAA
- a CDS encoding ubiquinone/menaquinone biosynthesis methyltransferase — MASFQMPSSDTKADFVRVNFNRIASKYDRFNDCSSFFLHRSWKNRLVEEIETETKGPIRVLDLCCGTGDISIRLERSQRVESLLSLDFSENMLEVAKTRLEKPINQGRVKVEWGDATNLSQVKTESLDAVSIGFGLRNVNDLDKALSEIYRVLKPGGVFANLDVGKVKNPFIKAFADFYFFRIVPLFGYVLWGGKNEMFDYLPVSSLYYPDQEGLKSKLEQAGFEKVRYTNFVFGNSVLHIGKKPNRP, encoded by the coding sequence ATGGCCTCTTTTCAAATGCCTTCTTCAGACACGAAGGCGGATTTCGTTCGAGTAAATTTCAATAGGATCGCTTCCAAGTACGATCGTTTCAACGATTGCAGCAGCTTCTTTTTGCATAGATCTTGGAAGAATAGATTGGTAGAAGAGATCGAAACAGAAACCAAGGGGCCGATCCGAGTTTTAGATCTATGCTGCGGAACCGGAGACATCTCCATCCGTCTAGAAAGATCCCAAAGAGTGGAATCTTTACTAAGCCTGGACTTCTCCGAAAACATGTTAGAAGTCGCAAAAACAAGACTAGAAAAACCGATCAACCAAGGCAGAGTAAAAGTTGAATGGGGAGATGCCACCAATCTTTCTCAGGTCAAAACGGAAAGCCTGGATGCAGTCAGTATAGGTTTCGGTTTAAGAAATGTGAATGATCTAGACAAGGCTTTGTCAGAAATTTATAGAGTGCTCAAACCCGGCGGAGTATTCGCCAACCTGGATGTAGGAAAGGTCAAGAATCCTTTTATAAAAGCATTCGCTGATTTTTACTTTTTCAGGATCGTTCCTCTTTTCGGTTATGTACTTTGGGGAGGCAAAAACGAGATGTTCGATTATTTGCCGGTATCTTCCCTTTATTATCCGGACCAAGAAGGTTTAAAATCCAAATTGGAACAAGCAGGCTTTGAGAAGGTCCGATATACTAACTTTGTATTCGGAAATAGCGTCCTCCATATAGGAAAAAAACCTAATAGACCGTAG
- a CDS encoding MBOAT family O-acyltransferase, with translation MIFTSTLFFVFFLIVYILYWSWDSRKYREWILLIASLVFYASWNPPFLLHLLGIVFLNYLFLKPIAKTKSKKLLTIIVLIDLINLGIFKYFYFVSDNLFYITNLSLFNTSTFSFRIILPLAISFYTFQVMAFVIDVYRGKVEELPNFFHFTLFLLFFPQLVAGPIMRAKDFFPRLENLRIHKTAIFTGLFLIGLGACKKILIADNLGGLIDPVFLRPKEYGSGSLLLATIGFTWQVYSDFSGYTDVAKGCALLFGFNIPRNFNAPFFSKNIHELWRKWHITLGTWLKDYIYIPLGGSRGSETRTNINQTITFALGGLWHGANWTFLAWGLSHGLFLFVERTFERKGIKILPETGKFFTGIRIFWTYTLFTLAAVFFRSFSIGDCFYIFESWFYHIRPEQTNTLSFNLVIPYIIGGFIFHAAEAPAHYPLWFQRNRIKLLLAFLLIGALIFGNYAGKGQDFIYFAF, from the coding sequence ATGATCTTTACCTCCACTTTATTTTTCGTATTCTTCCTGATCGTTTATATTCTGTACTGGTCTTGGGATAGCCGTAAATACAGGGAATGGATCCTATTAATTGCATCCCTGGTATTCTATGCTTCTTGGAATCCTCCTTTTCTTTTACATCTATTAGGGATCGTATTCTTAAATTATCTTTTTCTAAAGCCGATCGCCAAAACAAAAAGTAAAAAGCTTCTTACGATCATCGTTTTGATCGATCTGATCAATTTAGGAATATTCAAATATTTTTATTTCGTATCGGATAATCTTTTCTACATAACAAATTTGTCATTATTCAACACGAGCACATTCTCCTTTAGGATCATTCTTCCTTTAGCGATCAGCTTTTATACATTCCAAGTAATGGCATTCGTGATAGATGTGTATCGCGGAAAAGTAGAAGAACTTCCTAACTTCTTCCATTTTACTTTGTTCTTATTATTTTTCCCTCAGTTGGTCGCAGGACCGATTATGAGAGCGAAAGACTTTTTCCCAAGACTTGAAAATCTAAGAATTCACAAAACCGCGATCTTTACGGGATTATTCCTGATCGGGCTCGGCGCATGTAAGAAGATCTTAATTGCGGATAATTTAGGCGGTTTGATCGATCCTGTATTCTTAAGGCCTAAAGAATATGGAAGCGGATCCTTACTCTTAGCTACAATAGGATTTACCTGGCAGGTATATTCGGACTTCTCCGGGTACACCGACGTAGCAAAAGGCTGCGCTTTATTATTTGGATTTAATATTCCAAGAAACTTCAACGCTCCGTTCTTCAGCAAAAATATCCACGAGCTTTGGAGAAAATGGCATATCACCCTTGGGACCTGGCTCAAGGATTATATCTACATTCCATTAGGCGGAAGCAGAGGCTCCGAAACCAGAACGAATATCAACCAAACGATCACATTTGCTTTGGGTGGTCTATGGCATGGAGCCAACTGGACTTTTTTAGCCTGGGGACTTTCTCATGGACTGTTCTTGTTTGTAGAAAGAACATTCGAGAGAAAAGGTATCAAGATCCTACCCGAAACAGGAAAATTTTTCACCGGGATCCGGATCTTTTGGACCTATACTTTATTTACTCTTGCGGCGGTATTTTTCCGTTCATTTAGTATCGGAGATTGTTTTTATATTTTCGAAAGTTGGTTCTATCATATTCGCCCGGAACAAACAAATACTCTATCCTTCAATTTGGTGATCCCTTATATTATAGGCGGATTTATTTTTCACGCCGCGGAAGCTCCAGCGCACTATCCTCTTTGGTTCCAAAGAAATAGGATCAAACTTTTACTTGCTTTCCTTTTGATCGGAGCTTTGATCTTCGGAAATTACGCAGGCAAGGGACAAGACTTTATTTACTTTGCATTTTAG
- a CDS encoding ExbD/TolR family protein: protein MKKSILKEEDPGIDLTSFIDVVFILLVFVMLAVSFRKEIRSIPLELPKVGQGEDPKGERVEFVLLPDGSYRIGEEKVQKAVLEEKLKQGLVKEKEVRFFADKTANYEEIVKVLDLLSRSGASSLELAVQGQK from the coding sequence ATGAAAAAGTCTATCTTAAAAGAAGAAGATCCAGGAATAGATCTGACCAGTTTTATAGACGTAGTATTTATACTTCTAGTTTTTGTAATGTTAGCGGTCAGTTTTCGAAAGGAGATCAGATCTATTCCATTAGAACTTCCTAAAGTAGGGCAGGGAGAAGACCCAAAAGGTGAAAGAGTAGAATTTGTTCTTTTGCCGGATGGCTCTTATAGAATAGGGGAGGAAAAAGTCCAAAAAGCGGTCCTGGAAGAAAAATTAAAACAAGGACTTGTAAAAGAAAAAGAAGTCCGGTTTTTCGCGGATAAAACCGCAAATTACGAAGAGATCGTAAAAGTATTGGATTTACTCAGTAGGTCGGGAGCTTCTTCCCTGGAGCTTGCTGTCCAAGGACAAAAATAA
- a CDS encoding PrsW family glutamic-type intramembrane protease yields the protein MENWIFLGKPISAILAAWFYWDFYRKTYYSGQGSTFTTFAFFYGMIATGIALAWEVGVFDLFENYSAFSRAMLTGAIPEETSKAILIFIFLRQVKNSSNLADGLYFGLTLGASFGCIENVFYSFKLDFWQGLLRSGTSLPLHTFSGGILGFFILKFLQSRKGNFSALDLISAFSFLVILHGFYNFLLIQGGLGTVYIPLILGLSFLTLELLVVQAEVTLPFELLQAENLYVDDYSMIRRFSRYDSWLRAAQSKENVKEIPLLRDLSTIRSFLSVLLFGVPIFCLNFYLFVPEWIPYYLANISSLEFITLFMEYPAWLGFLFLLRGMINPSFFRERILKIPLFLSVNLGPQGDEEPSLAYSLSRKGFYSPVIREPELNKETTVSFYIAGRNFEKIPVVPVWKNFRPEDPNHESGALYRFPKIPWGLLAWRWSIRIKQQYRNTIDAFSRTKT from the coding sequence ATGGAAAATTGGATCTTTTTAGGCAAACCTATCTCTGCGATTCTCGCCGCCTGGTTTTATTGGGACTTTTATCGTAAGACCTATTACTCCGGACAAGGAAGTACATTCACAACATTCGCATTCTTTTACGGAATGATCGCAACCGGGATCGCTCTTGCCTGGGAAGTGGGAGTATTCGATCTATTCGAAAATTATTCCGCATTCTCCAGGGCAATGCTCACGGGAGCCATTCCGGAAGAAACTTCCAAAGCGATACTGATATTTATATTTTTAAGACAGGTTAAAAATTCCTCCAATCTTGCAGATGGATTATATTTCGGCCTGACTCTGGGTGCTTCCTTCGGTTGTATAGAGAATGTATTCTATTCTTTTAAATTGGACTTTTGGCAGGGTCTACTCAGGTCGGGAACTTCCTTACCTTTGCATACTTTCTCAGGTGGTATATTAGGATTTTTTATTTTAAAATTCCTGCAATCTAGAAAAGGAAATTTTTCTGCTTTAGATCTGATCTCAGCATTCTCCTTTTTGGTCATTCTTCACGGGTTCTATAATTTCTTATTGATACAAGGGGGACTCGGAACTGTTTATATTCCTTTGATCCTTGGACTTTCTTTTTTGACTTTAGAATTACTCGTGGTACAAGCAGAAGTAACACTTCCATTCGAGTTATTGCAGGCGGAAAATCTATATGTGGATGATTATTCCATGATCCGCAGATTTTCCAGATACGATTCCTGGTTAAGAGCTGCTCAATCCAAAGAGAATGTAAAAGAAATTCCTTTATTAAGGGATCTTTCTACAATTCGATCGTTTCTCTCTGTTTTGTTATTCGGTGTTCCCATCTTTTGTCTGAACTTTTATCTATTCGTTCCGGAATGGATCCCATACTATTTAGCAAATATAAGCTCTTTAGAATTTATCACATTATTCATGGAATATCCTGCATGGTTAGGATTTCTGTTCCTGCTTAGAGGTATGATCAACCCATCTTTCTTTCGGGAAAGAATTCTGAAAATCCCGCTATTCCTTTCCGTAAACTTAGGACCTCAGGGAGATGAGGAACCAAGCCTTGCTTATTCTCTTTCCAGAAAAGGTTTTTATTCTCCGGTGATCCGAGAACCTGAACTAAATAAAGAAACCACTGTTTCCTTTTATATAGCAGGAAGAAATTTCGAGAAGATACCTGTCGTTCCAGTTTGGAAAAATTTCAGACCCGAAGATCCAAACCATGAAAGCGGTGCATTGTATAGATTCCCCAAGATCCCTTGGGGACTTTTAGCCTGGAGATGGTCTATCCGGATTAAACAACAGTATCGAAATACGATAGATGCGTTTTCTAGAACGAAAACTTGA
- the rpmG gene encoding 50S ribosomal protein L33, translating to MREIIKLSCQVCKKNSYFQTKNKKAKSEKLVTKKFCKFCRAHVEHKESKV from the coding sequence ATGAGAGAGATCATTAAGCTTTCTTGCCAAGTTTGTAAGAAAAATTCTTACTTCCAAACCAAGAACAAAAAGGCGAAATCCGAGAAGTTGGTAACGAAAAAATTCTGTAAATTTTGCCGTGCCCACGTCGAACATAAGGAATCCAAGGTATAA
- a CDS encoding LruC domain-containing protein translates to MKKFLALAMIAGFVYNCGHKKNGLLLPFFFLGSQHTATGGVPGNTGSPGVVFVPGDGSGNPVTPPADNTDNSGGSTTTPSDPNSNSGSGNSNSGSSGSGSSSDSSDQGSSNSNSSDSSNTSGSSGNSSSSGNSGSSNDSDSGSSSSPSDTASNSGNSSSGSGSSGSSDPGNNTSSNNNSDSNSSSGDSTASNSGSSGSGGSSNSSETPTVAVVVVEDPKGEPSFNYNTTINIPLNLTVLDNKSNVVTGATVLVYDENNNILFQGVSDSSGKVTGTLTVPTSVGNITVDISIGGESISQYISLESVLGINRTIRYEVNLPAVQITDTDGDGIPDDTDIYPNDATRSTEVAYPTEGVFTVAYEDLYPSAGDADFNDYVIQFKNEEDLNSSGKIVRLRGKYQHVAKGAGYKHQFYIKLPVDVGASITYKLTQADGKVETATNTVSVTAANLRSGYQIFDDSNKTIRGQNVHPGDVFKPGFIATVEIVFNAPVERAKLGSFPYDLYAYVINTKQEIHFPGLYKNNNGIDKYLDNTGFPWAILVPGAWKYPYERYDIRKDSETGYSEFNLWVSSGGKNYKTWYYDVTNESKVFPVPSDSSLLGYLFLSVKKFAIFYSLGLVIAGGIAVYLLRKKQSLTA, encoded by the coding sequence ATGAAGAAGTTCCTAGCCTTGGCGATGATTGCCGGGTTTGTTTATAACTGTGGCCATAAGAAGAATGGCCTTTTATTACCGTTTTTTTTCTTAGGAAGCCAACATACCGCAACCGGAGGAGTTCCAGGAAACACCGGTAGTCCTGGAGTGGTATTTGTTCCAGGAGACGGTTCCGGAAATCCTGTAACACCTCCTGCAGACAATACTGATAATAGCGGTGGTTCCACTACTACTCCATCGGATCCTAATTCCAATTCAGGAAGTGGGAATTCCAACAGCGGGTCTTCCGGCTCCGGCAGTTCCAGCGATTCTTCCGATCAAGGCTCTTCTAATTCGAATAGTTCAGATTCTTCTAATACATCCGGATCTTCCGGTAACTCAAGTAGTTCCGGAAATTCGGGAAGTTCTAATGATTCAGACTCGGGATCTAGCTCTTCTCCTTCTGATACAGCAAGTAATAGCGGTAATTCATCCAGTGGAAGCGGCAGTTCCGGATCTTCAGATCCAGGAAACAATACTTCTTCCAATAACAATTCCGATTCTAACTCATCCTCCGGAGATTCGACTGCATCCAATAGCGGATCATCCGGTTCCGGTGGATCCAGCAATTCTTCCGAAACTCCTACGGTAGCTGTAGTAGTGGTAGAAGATCCGAAAGGAGAACCTAGTTTTAATTACAATACTACGATCAATATTCCGCTGAACCTTACAGTTTTGGATAATAAGTCCAATGTGGTAACCGGAGCTACTGTTCTAGTATATGATGAAAATAATAATATACTATTCCAAGGTGTTTCCGATTCTTCCGGAAAAGTAACAGGAACATTAACTGTTCCGACTTCGGTTGGAAATATTACTGTAGATATTTCGATCGGTGGAGAATCCATTTCCCAATATATTAGCTTAGAATCAGTCCTCGGAATTAACAGAACGATCAGATATGAAGTCAATCTTCCTGCAGTTCAGATTACCGATACGGACGGAGACGGAATTCCAGACGATACTGATATATATCCGAACGATGCTACTCGTTCCACAGAAGTTGCTTATCCTACCGAGGGAGTGTTCACCGTAGCTTATGAAGATCTTTATCCTTCTGCCGGCGATGCCGACTTCAACGACTACGTGATCCAATTCAAGAATGAAGAAGATCTAAACTCTTCCGGAAAGATCGTAAGATTAAGAGGAAAATACCAACATGTCGCTAAGGGTGCAGGTTATAAACACCAGTTTTATATCAAATTACCTGTGGATGTAGGAGCTTCCATTACCTACAAACTTACCCAAGCGGACGGAAAAGTAGAAACTGCAACAAACACCGTAAGTGTAACTGCTGCGAACTTGAGATCAGGTTATCAGATCTTTGATGATTCCAATAAGACGATCAGAGGACAGAACGTTCACCCTGGTGATGTGTTCAAACCCGGATTTATCGCAACAGTAGAGATCGTATTCAATGCTCCTGTAGAAAGAGCTAAATTGGGATCCTTCCCTTATGATCTGTATGCGTATGTGATCAATACCAAACAAGAGATCCATTTCCCAGGATTGTATAAGAACAATAATGGGATCGACAAATATCTGGACAACACAGGATTCCCTTGGGCGATCTTGGTTCCTGGAGCTTGGAAATATCCTTACGAAAGATATGATATCAGAAAGGATTCTGAAACAGGATATTCGGAGTTCAATCTTTGGGTATCTTCCGGCGGAAAAAATTACAAAACTTGGTACTACGATGTGACCAACGAGTCCAAGGTATTCCCTGTTCCGAGCGATAGTAGTTTACTAGGTTATTTGTTTCTCTCTGTGAAAAAATTCGCGATCTTCTATTCTCTGGGGTTAGTGATTGCCGGAGGAATTGCGGTTTATTTACTGAGAAAAAAACAAAGTCTAACCGCATAG